The Onychostoma macrolepis isolate SWU-2019 chromosome 20, ASM1243209v1, whole genome shotgun sequence nucleotide sequence tggcatttcattattgaattcagagatgtaatttttagctcagtttagtttaaatagtatctatcGTATTACTGCCGTTACGGGTGGAAGAAGTTGTGAATCTGCTCTGGTTTGGGGTGAAGAGCGGGTCggaaaaaaattgtgtttacgTGGATACTCTCAAAACAGCCATTAACATAATATACTGTGCATTTGCTTATACAGAAAGCGGACTCAATTTGGTACTCGCGTGCAGTCCGAGCCGAGCGCTTtttccatgtgtgtgtgtgcaaagaaacaATCTGTCACAGCGCGCGAATACCGCATTGAAATATCTTTCGTGCTGACTCGCAATTTAAATGGCTTAAAacagtttaatgtttaaactgaCAAGGCTTAAAACACGCGAGAATGATAAAGCAGCACTAGCCCGATCATTCAGAGAGGTGATTAGTTAAAACACTGCATTCTCCTAACAGCAGGTACATTCGCAGGTTTTACATACAAATACTGGTGATCGAGCCAGTGTAATGCAAATATGTCTGAAAGGTCTTACATAAGGTGCCACATGAACGATACTGTATGAAGCATTGTTTGTTTACATCACGTTGCGCCTCACGCTATGAAAACGATGTTTGGGATATAACTTAATGATCAAAACTTTGTGAAATAGGCCTAGATAATGTGATACAGATATTGATATAGATAATTATGTTGACTATTCATCCAAATTATGGTGAAAACCAAAATATTgatgttaaaataacatttatgtgttcaaaaaataaagaaatgcctATATTACTTAACTGGCCAACGGAGCGAACCAACCCCCGTGACGTCAAACGCTGTGGTACTGCAAGATGGCGGCGCCCTTGCTCTAAAAGCTATAACAAAAcatccttttttctttaaaatggtttcattaatcgtttttgttatatattttttaattaaagtgaaaatcaCTTTACTAAATAATGCAAACTTGACTGGTTGCTTCATTTCCACTTTAAGTGAAATATGTGCATCGTCATGGCAATGGTTCGTGGCCACATCAGATTACATCAGAGTTTGTTGTCATTTGTTGAAAAATCATTTCACACTGCTCAGACATTCCATGACCCAACAAACGCCGATTAAGCATGTTCAGTCGGGTGAAAACAAACTCCAACCAACGCCAACAGGGGTAACACACTGATCCAACAAACTCCAACAGACTAGTTTCTTGGTGTTTGTTGGCATTTGTCtgtgcagtgtgaattggcctttAAAAGGCTCATATCAAACTTGTTTTGTCCTGTCTAGTCATAGTGAGTTTATGAGGCAGTAGGATAGATACAaacagggcttgacattaacacATGACAACCCTCCAAATGCAGGTGAATAGTAGGGGTATATAACAGTCACTCCCACTAGCCACTTTGGTGGGGTTTCCAcaggtccttaaaaagtcttaaatttagtcTTAAATGCCTTAAACAGTACAAGAAAAGTctttattataatttcaagaggtcttaaatttggggacAAAAAGCCACAAATCGATTGGCTGGATTAAACTTCAGATGgcactgaataaatatgagcactACATGTTTCAAAGTCAAAACACAAcgtgggtgtttttatatcagtatacCTCTGAGgggaaccgactgtcttcagaaaagtatcgatggcattttcatttcatcttccCTCTGAAACTACATTTTTTCTGCTGTTCCAAaagtgccacctactggcagaaaatgaatgtgcatttttcataatttacaaTAATGATTTTTGTTCAGACCACTGCGAAAAACGACCCATATTTTTACACTGCAAACACACAGTTTTAAATGTGAACCAATGGATAGCCAATATGCCTACTCAatatctaaacaattaagacaattaagcaatttattttgtgaaaacctgtatctgaattGTAAATCATATCATTTTACGGTTTAATAGAACCATTGGGGTGTCCAAACTCGGTCCTGAAGggtcactgtcctgcagagtttagctccaacttgcttCAGTAAACCTACCTAGACATTTCTAGTATGCCTAgtaagacattgattagctggttcaggttggagctgaactctacaggacagtggacctccaggagcaggattggacaccccttTCAAAGACGTTGCCGTACCCTGCTTATACGGTAttaactttatttgtttaaaaaagtgGAATTCAGCTGAGAATGGCTGGTATAAGATCAGCAAAGAGAATCATGTACTGCGCCAACTGTAGGACATACTTAATTTTAGCACGCCATAGTCaactttaataatataaaacgtAATTTCCCAGTAAAAATGCTAAGTGGCTAGTAACTTTGGAAAACCACTAGACACAGTGGCTGGTGAGCAAAGTAGTTAATGTCAAGCCCAGGATAAAATCATTCATGAACAACAGAGAAACTGGTCATCAAAAATTGAACCTCATGGATATAGTGATTTAAAGAGATTGAAGTTAGAGGATGTCTGATTGGTTTCCTGCGCCTGTTTACATGAATTGTGTAAaattcttttgtgtttttctctaTGTCAGATGCATAACGGTGCCCCTCATGAGTCTAATTATGGTTATGCCTACGCCAAACGCATGATTGACGTCCACAACAGGTCAGTTCTGCTCTCTTGGTTTCAAAGTTCACTGGTTATGAGCTGTTTTTGGCTCTATTTCATGAAAACATGACAAAACTATCACAAAATTTTGCTTACGGAAAAAGATGCTATTTTTAGAGCCATTTGGGTTTTGTCTGCATGGGTGTAGCTTGACATTTGGCCTGGGGGCGCCAGACCGTGATACTGGGTATTCAGGTTTCTAGGTTTCACAATGGACATTCAGGCAACCTGTTTAAATTACAGGTTTGTCTCACTCTTGCAAATCAGTTGTGTTTACATGAATGTGCCATCCAGTTTGTCCTCAGCGGTTTAAAGCggttaaaacaaaatattaattactcAAATGAACGTGTTTCCCATCATTGTTTGCCATTTAGATTTTTCTCAGTGCATAAAAGTTTCTGTGAATGTACAAAAATGGTAGTATAATTGGTTTGTTGTCGAACATCTGGCCGTTATCTCAACGATTCGCCCTGTATCAACCTTATCTTTAACGTAAGAGCAAAAGGTGTGGCCATTTTTAACTGGAATATGCAAAGCTTCAGGTATCGTCCActttcagttattttagctgtataAGGAAAAAAGTTACgttatgctgcttgatattgcaaaccgCTATGTTTTCAATTTAGAGTGTACAGCCCAAGAATCATACcataactttttgtttttggggATGAAAATGTTGTCTTACCAAGTCAAGAGTTAATATAACTACACCATTCCTCCCTGTTTTTTCTTcccaaaaacaaacttttagtCTGTGCTGTTTTTAGTCAATGAGTGGATAAAATTTAACTAAACATTCACAGCAAGTTTTGTGCCTTGTTACTTTTGAGAAGTGGttgataataaatataattttggcACTTGCTAATGCGTGAGAGATTGCTGTTGGCACCTCAGTTCAAGCAGCACGTGAGCCCATCATCTTTCTCTTTACTAGTTAcagaatgaaataaacatgaataaacaccAGAAGGTATGTTGAAATATAGAgtacaacttactgaaatgtgTCCTGTCTCATGTAATCACTCAATCAGTTGTTAAAAAGGAAAGACGTAAAACAGCTTGCGAACAACATGCTTGCTAGCGGACATTTCGGGTGATTAAGAAAATATACTAAATAATCACAGAGGCATTATACGAACCTAGTACACCGTGGGTAATGTTACCTAACCAATCTGATGCAGCTGTTAAACATTTTTGATATAACTGatgagaaacagagagaaaaacaaaatagcagtttaaataaaacaggGCTTTGAGTTCAACTTGGAGTGAGAATTTCCACGGCGGGATCAGTGGGGGTTTTGATTAGGGATATATGTCACTCCTGATACTTTGCTGCATGTGCAGGGTACCAACTGGCCATTGGTCCTGTTAGCAGCACAAAAATCAAAACTTATACTTAGTTACAATGCGAGGATTTGCGGGCATGCAGGAAATAATCCGGCGTTTAGAGGTCAGTGAATTCTGACGCATTGGCCAATCACTAAGAAATCAACAGATCTGATTGTGACAGGCTACATTGCTCAATGctacaaaaacacattgtaaatagaaacttttgatgctttccattgcacaaatacacactggagCCTTTACCAAATTTGTTTCGCCAGTATCCATTACAGTTTTAACTGAGGGTGCTTTGACTGTGTGAGCAAATGGTTATGTGGCGTGATATAAAAGCAgcaaaactgaaattatatcatgttaaTCAGTAACACTGTGCATGAGTGTGAGCAAGCGATATCCGTCGCTGATCTCATAGGAGATATGCTGCATTCACACCAAGCCGTTTTAGCTTAAAATATTCCCAACGTAGTAACAATTCAGTTAGAGAGCTCTCTAATTCAATTCTTAAAATTGCAGAGCTCTCTAATAATTTAATGACAACACGACGTTACTTGGAGCTGTTCACATCCTTGGACTCTGACTCAGAACTATCACACTATCAATGCTTAAAGATAGCATCTAATGAATCTGAGGTGGTGTACTAGTTGAACTAGTTATATTCTCTCTGAAAACTCCCAAGTTGTAATTACGAGTTCTACGAGGATGTGAACGCTTTTGACAAGTTGTTATCTTGTACTCATGGTAATTACGATATGGTCATTTGAGGTGATACGCTGATAATGAAATGGAATTACAGACCTATTCCATTGCAGTTACTTTGATTTAATATAGTATGCAATTCAACTTCAAATTCAAGTCGTGTCTTAGCTGGGATGTCAGGTAATGCTACTTCTACTTCAGGAAATTAAGTGTCCATAGATCTATAGTTCattaaagaaatgaagaaaGGAACTCATTGCAAAATGCACACGTATTATATATTCattagattttacttaatttgttAGTTATgtcttaattttatttgaataaatctgtcatGAACCGGGTTTTATGACAGCCACAGATTAAATGATTATGTTTCAACGAACTGGAGTAGAAAACTTAATGGTCCTAAAGACAGGCTTGAGTTGCTTGTAATTCTAATTTAGTTCTTGGTGGAGTTTGTGAGACTCAGAATACAATTTATTTGGGTTAAAAATAGGGTTTCAGTATGTCATGTTATTTCATGAGGTTTGTTcatgaagtgtgtgtgtttgtctatTAGGGCATTATTTCAGCAGTACGGTTTGAAATACACATCCGTCATACCCACCAACATGTTTGGACCCCATGACAACTACAACATTGAGGACGGTCACGTGATGCCGGGATTGATCCACAAGACGTACCTGGCGAAGAGTGAGACACATTTAACTCACAATCACATTCAGAGCGTCTCACATGTTCACATGGTAAATAATGCGTGTTTGTGTCGTAGAGGAAGGTAAACCTCTGCAGGTCTGGGGTTCAGGTCGCGCTCTGCGGCAGTTCATCTATTCTCTGGATCTGGCTCGTCTGTTTCTGTGGGTTCTGAGGGAGTACAACGAGGTGGAGCCCATCATTCTGTCAGGTACTCGAGCTGTGTTTGATATCACACGTGTTGGGTCTGTTTCATCAGAGCTTGTGGAGACTCCGAGCTCATCGGTTGAtcaaatttctctttttctttgtttctttctgtCTAGTCGGGGAGGAAGATGAGTTGACTGTAAAGGACGCTGTGGATGCTGTGGTTGAAGCGTTCGGGTTCAAAGGGGAAGTGATTGTATCCTTTCTCACACAAACAGTGTCTGCAGTTATTTTTACGGTTGATAAGAGTCTTTCTCCTGTGCAAGAAAGTAGAATTTCTTTCTTGAgaaattcacaattttttttttcgaaTTTCCAGATTGTTCTTAAGCTGTTGAGCttcaaaaagcaccataaaagtagtccatgaCAGAATGAACTAACCCTCAAAGCATTCGTTCACGCAGACGTACAGACGAACCTTAACTAAGCTCTCTCAGTATGACACTAGTAAATCAGACGGTCAGATCAAGAAAACTGCCAGTATTGCCAAACTACGCAAATACCTGCCAGACTTCAAGTTCACGCCGTTCAAAAAAGGTGAAAACTAAAGAGATTCTGCATTTATGTTTTTCCAATATTAGTAAAACGAAGAATCTTAatagatgtttttcttttcttccagCCGTCCAGGAGACGTGTGATTGGTTTGCAGCCAATTATGACTCCGCCCGTAAATAAAGATCTTTAcatctgattggctgtggaGAGTTTGAACAACAAAAGCTTGACTGATTGAACAGTTTCAACAAcaggaattgttttttttatttaataatttttagattttttttaaatacatttttttttttacaggtctGTCACTGTTATTTACTGGGTTTATTTCCTAATGATCCTATACggtatattgaaaaataaacttgtttttttttaaataataatgttaatgtcCTCTTCTTTTTGCAGAACTATGGGAATATTATGGGGTTTCCAAATCATGTTATATGTCTATTTTAAGctctttaatacattttttttaaataattgtaaattttTAGACAACTTTGGACTTTGAGATGAGAAGCttaactttaaagtttaaacattaGGCTTCTATAagataatatgaaaatattttaatgtatttatttaaaaattaatttaattccaACACAAGTTTTAGCCACAGTGCACTGTGTGAAGTCCATTGGTTCAGTCCAGCAGGTGGCTCTATTTCAGTATCTTCACTGACAGAATTTGAAGCCAGAATATATTTTACTGCATTTGAGTCATTTTATTGATTCCCCCCATATGCATTACCAGTCAGAAGCTGGACACACctactttttcttttcattaatattgtctacattttagaattaatgGTAAAGTCTTCATAAGTCTGCAATTACACAAATGTAAGTCTGGGAATGATTGTAGTGAGAATATATTGGaaaaaattgcatttagttTAACATTACATTAGTTGCATTACAaagttaacattattttaacattttaccactgtaaaaaaaaataataataaaatgtatcaggACATTGTGTCTAGAAAACTAATGTTAGCTTTTAGAGCAAACAGTTTTATTCCATGAGAAACATAAGTCAGTCAAGCTACTGATTTCTGTATGATGTGTTTAGGAATCCATGGCTCCAGTCCAGCAGGTGTCAGTGTGTCTACTTGTAGTTTCGTATATGTAAGTAAGGAAGAACATGTTCTCCATGTGACACGACGCTGAACTGAATCACACGGAGCTGCTGAAGCTGCATTAAATGAACAATGAATCTATCACAGAGTTCAGTGAAAACCAGCGACTCTCCAGCGCTGCAGCCTGTGAGTAGCTGCTGTTAACTCTGTGACTGTGTGCTGTCTGCTGAACAGATGTCAGCAGCGTCACATAACATCTTTATTAACGTGAAGTAATGCTTGCTTTGAGTTCAGGATGTGTCTCAGCTGAAGATCGGGTTCATCGGAGCGGGAAACATGGCGTTTGGAATAGCGCAGGGCATCATCGCGTCAGGTGCGTTTGCGATTACGTCACTTTAAATGTGCATGACGTCAGTCtgaattatatacatatatttgcaaaaatacaatttttattaattttcttaaatcgttttttttattattgtattgtgttatcatgtttttattgtgttagttattttgtatttttttagttattattattatttaattaaaacaacccaactgcagtttgattgattttaattggaatgcagggcacaaaaaaaaaacatgatttttgaacatttttaaaaatggagttctgtttttgcaaattaactatatatatatatatatatatatatatatatatatatatatatatatatatatatatatatatatatatatatatatatatattagggtgcatcaaatttgaatgggaaattttaatttcaaaatatcaatttggctggcattgcattttgttccaattaacataaaaattacttttgcaAAGTTTTGAGGAATTCCACTGAGATTTAGGGGTGCCACCTAACACATGAACTTTGGCGAAATTTCAAAATGTGCAATTTTTGTCTAATTGCCAAAAGGTTGACCTGGAAATGTTGAGTACAGTGAACTTTTATACAGTAACATGTTCTATAGGGTTATCAAAGTAAAAGTTGTTTGTTTGCCCTTTGTGCAACTTGGGCATTTCTCAGAATTCAACTTTCAAGATTCTCCATTAATTTGTCCTATAGACAAAATGAATGGAGGTCAATGGGACATGTTCACGTGGTCTTACCCTGAATTTTGTGCAGCAGTGATGGATGTCGGACACATATAAAGTTTAATTGACTTTATTGTTAAACACAAGGGGCGATACTGACACACTTAAAAGAACAAACCCTCTCTAGTAACAACTCACTGGCAACTAACAGGGCCTAAATGGTAAGAGCTGACACTAACTAAACTTAAAACTTAattgctcagtctgtgccagAGTCTGCTCCAATGAGCAACatcatgttaatttactgtaacaaATACAATGCTACTCTCAATAAACATGAGACatctacagtgggtacggaaagtattcagaccctcttaaatttttcactctttgttatattgcagccatttgctaaaatcatttaagttcattttttcctcattaatgtacacacagcaccccatattgacagaaaaacacaattgttgacatttttgcagatttattaaaaagaaaattgtaatatcacatggtcctaagtattcagaccctttgctcagtatttagtagaagcacccttttgatctaatacagccatgagtcttttgggaaagatgcaacaagtttttcacacctggatttgggatcctctgccattcctccttgcagatcctctccagttctgtcaggttggatggtaaacgttggtggacagccatttttaggtctctccagagatgctcgattgggtttaagtcagggctctggctgggccattcaagaacagtcacggagttgtgaagccactccttcgttattttagctgtgtgcttagggtcattgtcttgttggaaggtaaaccttcggcccagtctgaggtcctgagcactctggacaaggttttcgtccaggatatccctgtacttggccgcattcatctttccctcgattgcaaccagtcgtcctgtccctgcagctgaaaaacacccccacagcatgatgctgccaccaccatgcttcactgttgggactgtattggacaggtgatgagcagtgcctggttttctccacacataccgcttagaattaaggccaaaaagttctatcttggtctcatcagaccagagaatcttattcaggtgttttttagcaaactccatgcgggctttcatgtgtcttgcactgaggagaggcttccgtcgggccactctgccataaagccccgactggtggagggctgcagtgatggttgactttctacaactttctcccatctcccgactgcatctctggagctcagccacagtgatctttgggttcttctt carries:
- the LOC131526748 gene encoding GDP-L-fucose synthase-like, whose amino-acid sequence is MDGSVGPMRVLVTGGSGLVGRAIERVVKEEGGEKEGETWIFLSSKDANLVSTEATRAVFQKHRPTHVIHLAAMVGGLYKNMRQNLDFWRNNVHINDNVLNMSQEFGVVKVVSCLSTCVFPDKTTYPIDETLMHNGAPHESNYGYAYAKRMIDVHNRALFQQYGLKYTSVIPTNMFGPHDNYNIEDGHVMPGLIHKTYLAKKEGKPLQVWGSGRALRQFIYSLDLARLFLWVLREYNEVEPIILSVGEEDELTVKDAVDAVVEAFGFKGEVIYDTSKSDGQIKKTASIAKLRKYLPDFKFTPFKKAVQETCDWFAANYDSARK